The Shewanella mangrovisoli genome has a window encoding:
- the ccmB gene encoding heme exporter protein CcmB: MKRGISFTQAFLTLLQRDLKIAIRHRGDIFNPLLFFIMVVTLFPLGIGPEPQMLARIAPGIIWVAALLASMLSLERLFKADFSDGSLEQMLLSPQPLSVLVLAKVLAHWLLTGVPLIIIAPLLAVLLNLDANSYGALIATLALGTPVLSLLGAIGVALTVGLRKGGVLLSLLILPLYIPVLIFATSAIDAAGMNLPYDGQLAIIGAMLIGSLTLAPFAIGASLRVSTN, from the coding sequence AAAAATCGCTATTCGTCATCGCGGTGATATCTTTAATCCCTTGTTATTCTTTATTATGGTTGTGACTCTATTCCCTCTGGGGATTGGTCCTGAACCACAAATGCTAGCCCGTATTGCTCCAGGGATTATTTGGGTTGCGGCATTACTCGCGTCTATGCTTTCACTCGAGCGCCTATTTAAAGCCGACTTTAGCGATGGCAGCTTAGAGCAAATGCTACTCAGCCCACAGCCACTCTCGGTATTGGTATTGGCCAAAGTATTAGCCCACTGGCTACTGACTGGCGTGCCACTGATTATAATCGCGCCCCTGCTGGCGGTGCTGCTCAACTTAGACGCCAACAGCTATGGTGCGCTGATTGCAACACTCGCACTGGGTACGCCAGTATTGTCCCTCTTAGGCGCAATTGGTGTGGCCCTTACCGTGGGTCTGCGTAAAGGCGGCGTGTTACTGAGCCTGCTTATTTTACCACTTTATATTCCTGTGCTGATTTTCGCGACCAGCGCCATAGATGCTGCAGGAATGAATTTACCCTATGATGGTCAGCTCGCTATAATTGGCGCCATGTTGATCGGTTCGTTAACCTTAGCACCCTTTGCAATTGGTGCATCTCTGCGAGTGAGTACTAACTAA